The genomic stretch CCTGTTCCCAGCGAGCAGGAGCTCCCGCTTCCGCCCTCGGGGGGACGACTGGCGCATCCATGGTTCGAGGCACTGTCCTGTGTCGTCCCCGAAGCCCATCCGCTTCCACCGGAGGACGCGCGCTTTCCTCCTGAGCGCGTCTGCTCTCTCCAGTCCACCGCCCGGCCTGATGCGCGCGGCCTCTTCGCCACACCGCCCCGCCAGGACGTGGACGGGTCCTCTCCGGATGCCTTCGCGGAGGCCTCGCTCTTCTTCCACGCGGCAGCGACCTTGAACTACTTCCGTTCCCTCGGGTGGGAGCGCCCCTGGCCTGACGAGAAGCCGCCGCTCCGGCTCGTGGCGGACGTGCGGATGCCCTCACGGGACGGAAAGGTCCTCCTCCCGTGGGGCGATGCGCTCTTCGTGCCCGCCGCCGAGGAGGGGGATGCGCGCGCGCACGACACCATCTGGTTCGGACGGGGCCCCGGGGTGAACCTCGCCTATGACGGCGACACCATCGCGCATGAGGTGACCCATGCGCTCCTGGAGCCCTTCCTGCCACGGAGCGCCTGGCGGCTCGACACATTCGGCGCCGACGGCTCGCCTGGCGCCATTGATGAGGGGCTCGCGGACTACTTCGCCGCCGCCATCTCGGGAGACCCCTTCCTCGGAGAATACGCCGTGCGGGCTGCCGAACCCTGGCGCTCGCGCAACATCCACACGCTGGCCCGCTGCCCCGAGGCACTCGTGGGACAGCGCCACACCGACGCCCTGCTCCTGTCCTCCGCGCTCTGGGCCCTTCGTGAGCCCGCGAGCCCGTCCCAGCGTGGTGTACTGGACCGCGCGGTGCTCACCACGCTCCAGACCGTCCAGCCGGCCTCCGCGCTGTCCCTGGAGCGCTTCCTGGAAGCACTTGTCACCACGCTCACCCGAGAGGCCCCCGAGCTCGCCCGCTCCGCCCAGGAGACGTTCTCCCGCCGGGGCCTCCTTCCTGCCTGCCCGCGCGTGCTGGAGCTGGAGCCGGGGCAAAGCCTTGGAGGGAGCGCTGGAGCCTTCGTGGCTCCTGGCGGGCGCTCCCTGCGGATGAAGGGACTGGCGCCCGGCCTCCTCCAGTTCCATGCCCGTGTCCCGCCGGGGACCACGGCCATGTCCCTGCGTTTCAGGAGCGGCGCCCCCCGGCCCCCACCGGGGCAGGAGCTGACGCCATTCCACCCCGTGGTCCTCGCCAGGCGCCACCGCCCTCTTCAGTGGCGCCATGACGGCCCCCAAAGCCACTCCGACGCGGACATCACGGCGGTCCCACTGCCCGGGGCGTGGAGAAGCGCACGCATCGAAACAGAGGGCGCCTCCGACGTCTTCCTCCAACTCGCCAACGCGGGCGAGCTGGATGGCTGGTACGACCACCTCTCCCTCGAGTTCGAGAGTGGCCCTCCCGCGCCAGCCGCCCCGCCCGAGCCAGCCCCCCGCCTCCCATCTTCCTGCTGGGGATGGATGGGAGGCGCGGGCGCCGGCCTGGGAGCCTGGCTTTGGCGGAGGCGACGAAGGTCGCCGAGCGCCTAGCGGCAACTCCTGTCGAGCACGTAGCCGACGTACATGGACGTATTCGCGCTATCCACCACGAGCCCGCGGAGATAGCCATTTGCGCCACAGCCGAAGGAATACTCGGGCAGGTTGCCCACCGTGCAGCCGTCGTTCTTTCCGCCCACCTTGGGCATCACGGTGAGCGTCCCCGTCTTGAGATTCCGGCACGACAGCACAATCGTCGACAGGTTTTGCGCACTGCACCACGTCTGATTGGGCGCTCCACTGGCCCAACCGTTGATTCCGGTGACCTTCTGGACAACTTCGCCGGCTGCGCAGTCCAGGGTGAAGGAATCACCATTCGTGCCCCCAATCGCGGGGGCGCTCGTGGCGGCACCGATGATCCTTCCGGAGTCGAAGCGGGCACAGCGCATCCCGAGCGCGTCCAACCAGGCGCCTTCCCGCCCGTGGATTCCGACCGCCACCTCGTCGTCCCCGCACGTGAGGACCTGGACGGTATCGTTCTTCTCGCACTTCGTCCCCGTGGCATCGCGCAGATACCCGGGCTTGCAGGTCCAGGGGCAGTTGGCCTGAGCAGCCGTCGGACTCGTATACACCGCGTTCGCGGGTGCGTTCGTGCAGGCGTTACGAGCATTGGAGTTCGCGGGAGACCAATACCCGATGCCCACGTCGACACAGACACCATTGGAGAGGTACTGGCCCGCATCGCAGAGGAACGACACACAGCGGTGGGGACTGGTCGACGTATCACACTCCAGACCCGCGGCGCAGTCGCTCTGCTGGAGACACACCTTTCCGCGAGAGCATGGAGCGCAGGGTCCCCCGCAGTCCACGTCGCTCTCATCCCAGTTCTTCTCACCGTTATTGCACTGCGCGCCAAAGCAGACCGGACCGATGACGGGGATTGGAGCACAGTACATCTGGTACCCCTCCTGCTGCAGCACACAGTCGGAGTTCTGCTTGCACTTCTTGCCGCTCCCGCAACGTGCACAGATGGAGCCGCCGCAATCCACGTCCGTCTCGTCGCCGGATTTCATGCGGTCCTTGCAGCGAGTCGGGACACAGAAGGTGCCGTCGCTTATCTCGGACTCGCAGTCCCCCGCCACCGCGCATCGTGCTTTCACCTTGCACTTCGCGCAGTCATTTCCACCGCAGTCGATGCCGCTCTCATCGGCGTCCTTGACACCCGTGTTGCAGTGGTTCTGCACGCACGTCCCAAAATCGACTCCGGACGCCACGGGCTTCTTGCAATACCCGGATGCACAATCCTCGGGGCGAATACAGCCCTGCTTGTTCCCGCAGGGCTTGCACTTCGAACCGCCGCAGTCGATGCCCGTTTCGTCTCCGTCCACGACACCATTGGCGCAGTGGTTCGCCGCCGAGCACTTGCCCGCGTTGCAGTACCCGAGCGCGCAGTCCGAGTTGACCAAGCACTTCTTACCCTCGGCGCAAGCGCTGCATGAGCCGCCGCCACAGTCCAGGCCCGTCTCACTCCCGTCCCGTACCCCGTTGCCACACGTGTTCGAGCAATAGCCCAGGCCGTCGTTCAGGCTGAACTTCATCTCCAAGAGCTTGAACTGATGGTTGTAGACCTCGAGGGGACCAATGTCCCAGCCGAGGTCCACACCGGAAGAGCCCAGGTAGCTGGTTCCTGGAGGCTGAATCCGCCCCCCCACCTGGACACCGAGGTTGCCGTCGAGCCCCAGCGTGATGTCCGCCTTGGGCTTCTTCGCCTCGCAGCGCGACGCGTACTTCGCAGAGGCTACCAGCGACGCGCGGACACCAGCGTTCATTCCGAGCGCGTCGTACACGTACACGTTGATGCGGGGAATGAGCCCGCAGACAACCACGAGGCTGCCTTCGCCGGTCACCGTGATGTCGGTGTTCTTCTTCTTCTCGAACTGGGCCGGCGTCGTCGTCACCTCTCCGTTCTCATAGCGAGCCTCGAACTTGAAGGTGGTGTTGTGCTCGAAGCTCACGTTCGCCTTGACGCCCGCCTTCGCCTCGAATCCACACTCGAGATCAACCTGGAGGGTCTGGGTCAGGACGACCGGCACGGGCCCGGCGAAGATGGTCTGCACCGCCGGCTTCGTGACGAGGATGTTGCGCTTCCATCCACCCGCGGGCCGCATGTCCGGATGGCCCAGATACTTCTGTTTCGCCTGGGCGAGGACGTCCTCGGCGAACTTCGTTCTCTCCGCGAGCTTGTCCTGGAGCTTCTTGCCCGTCAGGCCGTCCGCGGATTCAATCTTGGCGTTCAGGATGGCCTCGACATCGAGTTTGAGCCTGGACTTGCTATCCACGTTCAGCCACATGGAGGTCGATTGGCTCCCTCCCAGGATGGGAGGCACCTTCACACCCACCTGCACACCCGGGTTGAAGGAATAGTCCACCGACGAGTTCCCCGTGCCCTTCAGGGAGAGCTTGATTGGGGTCTTCCCCGCCTCGTTGAAGCTCTTCTCATACTCGAGCTTGAACAAGGCGCTCGAGTAGTTGTTCTTGATTTCGGGTTTGATCTCCACGCCCGTGGTAATCCCCTCGACCGTCACCGCCTTCCAGACATCCACCGCCGCGGCAGCCACCGCCTTGGCCGCGCCGCCCAGTGCATCTCCCACCGCGGTGATCGCGTTCCAGATAGAGCCCAGGAAGGGGTCTCCGGGGAGCGCCGGGTCCCCTTCCTCCTCGGCTTCGGGCAGCGGCTCGTCGTCGGGATTGCCCTCCGCCCTGGGAGACATGATGTTCGCGTCGACATACAGGTGCCTGGCGGCCCAATCGAGGTCGAGCTTCGAGATGTCGACGGTCTGCACTTCCGAGTAGTCGAACGTGAACTGCATCTCCCCCGTGACGATGTCCTGGAGAGCCACGGCTTCTGTCTCGACGACGAGGGTGTCATCCACCTCGGTAACGGAGACGACCCGGCGAGCGAAGCCGAGAGGATTCGCTCCCGGGCCATCGCTCGGCGCCGCCACCACCACCTTCCCTTCTTCCCAGAGCAGCACCTCGGGGTGGTCCGCCTTCGGGAAGATGAGCGTGTCCGGCCGGACGACGACGTTGCGCGCCTGCGCCTCCGTGACGACCTCCACCCAGGGCTGGGGTTGAAGGTTGTTGTAGTCGGGCTCGAACTGGGGCTCCCACACGAGGCTGTCGAGGTCCTCGTGAGGACTCTTCGCCGTAAACGTGTCCGGGTTGTCCTCCTCGGGGGTCGTGTCGCCGCACGCACCTGCCAACAGGAAAGTGACGACCAGCGCCAGTCCCAGGGGGGAACAGCGACTCATCCAGGGACGCTGCGAACGCCTTCGCTTGAACATCGTTTCTCCAGGAGGGGAAATGTTCGCGCCTCAGCAAACGCCGTTCCAAAGGGCAACCGCCGCGTTTTCGCACCTGGGAGGCCACGAGGACGTGGCTTGACGTGTCAACGGCACGTCCATGACGCGGCGTCAAAAGCGCACATGAAACGCACGCGCCTGTCCGAGCGATGCCTGCTGCGCGTGGCCGCGAATCGCCGAGGGCCTGCGCGGCACGGGCAAGGTGGGCATGGATGACGGCATGAGCGCCAGCGTGCCCATGCGTCGATTTCCTTGCCCTCCGACCCGGTCCCGGTCCCGGGTGGGCGCGACGCAGCCGCAACGCGGCTCGGCGCTCCTGGCAAATGCCGGAGCCACAGGGTCCACACTCCGCGAGATCCGCCCGGAAGCGAGCGGCCCGCTCACCGACGTTCCCCTTTCGAGGCCCTCCCGCGCTCCGTCATGAACCAGCGCGACAGCCTCCGCGGTCCACGGACGACTTCTCCCTGACAAGGCCCCCCGTGCGACGCGCCTGCCGGGGCGTGGAGACCGCGCCCCCGGGGAGTAGGCATGCCTCCGCATGGAAACGACTGGCACTGGCGTTGCAATGTCTCGCGGCGAGCCGTCCACGTCCGAGTACCAGTACAACTACACGTACGTCGCTCCGCTCGCGCTGGCCCAGGAAGTTTCCTTGAGCCATCGGCCCACACTGGAGTGGTGGGGACAGACCATGGAGCACCTCCCGCACATCGTGAACAACCGCCCACACTGGGTCCAAGAGTAGGAGCAGCGCAAGAACGGGGGCTCGGCGCCGCCACTCCATGCCCCTGGCCCGAAAGGCATTCAACTGAAACCGACACCTCGCGGCAAATCCTATCACGCCGCCAGCACTTGACTTCCCACAGGAAGATTCATTTCATTTACAAATGCCAAATCAAACTCCGGAATACCAATCCTGCATCCAGAGCTCAGAGAAAGTCTCCTGGCGTCTTGATGACCTATTGCCCAAGGACACCGTCCTGGATTTCAGCCACCGGTTCCTTTCGGATGCGCTGACGGGCGCGGAAGCCATTCCCTTCCTGAACGCGGAGGAGCGGCTGATGCTGAATCACATCCGCTCCAACAGCTATGCGCACCTGTTCCTGTTCCTGGAGGAGTACGCCGTGGCCCTGGCCGCCCAGCGCGCCAGCCTCGAGCTGCACGGGAACGCGACGCACATGCGCGCGCTCCTGCGCTTCACGGAAGAGGAGCTGAAGCACCAGCAGCTCTTCGCGCGCTTCACCGGCGCGTTCGCCCGGGGGTTCAAGGTCGTCCCTGCCCTGCTCGACAACCACGTCGAGGTGGCGCGGGCCATCATGGCGAAGTCGAATCTGGGGGTGCTCATCTTCAACCTGCACCTGGAGCTGATGACGCAGCAGCACTATCTGGAAACGGTCCGCGGAAACAATGCCGAGACGCTGGATCCGCTGTTCTGCAACCTGCTCAAGCACCACTGGCTCGAAGAGGCGCAGCACACCCGGCTGGACTTCCTGGAGGCGCAGAAAATCCTCGCCCGGGAACCCGACACGCTGGACGAAGCCCTCACGGAGTACGCGGAGCTGCTCCAGGCACTGAGGGGGACGTTGAACGCCCAACTCGCGCTGGATCTCCAGACGCTGGAGAAGGCGGTGGGGCGCACGTTCACCCCGGAGGAACACAAGCACCTCGCCGAGTCCCAGGAGCGTTCGTATGTCTGGGGCTTCATCGGAATGGGAATGAAGGCGCCCCTCTTCCTCTCACGCCTGCGCGCGCTCTCCCCCATCGCCGAGCAGCGCATCCTGGAGCTGGCGCCGACGTACTACTGTGATTGAGGCGGGCTTCGGGACCGCCGCCTCGCCGTGACAGTCCGGACGGGCCGCCCCCCTTCCGAGGCTGGGGGCGACCAAAGTGTGCGGGCTCCCCGCGATGCTGACGGCCCATGCTCCTTTCGTCGCGCGCGTCGATGCCGGGCCGAATCACCACATCGGCTCGCTGCGCGCTACGATTTCGGCCACGAGCGCGTCCTCGGTCATCGCCTCTGATTGAAGCGCCACCGCCGGCGTAAACCACAGGCAGCCTCGCCCATTCATGAGTTCGGTCACCGCACGCGGCACGGCCCGAACTTCGTGTTCTCGACGAGCGGGACTGGGAGGTCCTTGAACAACTGGCTGCATCTGCTCAAGAGTTCGTGCACCCGTCGAACGACGGGGGAACGGCGGTGTTTCTCACGGGAATGCTCAGAGACCTGAGGAAAGTGGCCCTCCGGATTGATCAATCCCGACACCCGTGGCGTCCAAGCGGGCGCACCATGACGCCGCCCTCGCACAGGCATGACGCCTCCGCGAGAGGCGTCCCACCTCAGGCCCACGCCCCATGTGGAAACTCCATCTCGTCCCGCTTCTGTGTCTGCTCACCACCACTACCAGTTGCACCGAGCCGCCCGCTCCCCTCGCCCATGCGGTCCCGCGCCAGCGTCCCATTGCGAACCGATACATCGTCGTGCTCCGCCCGGAGGCCCGCGCCGCATCCCAGGGGCCCCAGAAGACGCGGGAGCACGTGTCGAACCTCGCCAAGACGCATGGCGCGAAGGTGCTCCACACCTATGCGCATGCGCTCCAGGGCTTCTCGGCGGAGCTGGACGACGCGCGCTTGGAGGCGCTGCGCGCCGACGAGCGCGTGGCCTTCATCGAGCAGGATGCATGGGTGCGCCCGCTCGTCACGGCGGAGACGGTGGCGTGGGGCCTGGACCGCGTGGACCAGGAGGACCTGCCCCTGGATGGTCTCTATCGCCCGGCGCTGAGCGGCGCGGGTGTCCACGCGTACGTGCTCGACACGGGCATCCGCTCCACGCATGCCGAGTTCCAGGGACGCCTGGGCGAGGGCTTCGACGCGGTGGACCCCGACGGTGGCGCGGAGGACTGCGACGGGCACGGCACCCACGTCGCGGGCATCCTCGGTGGCACGACCTGGGGCGTGGCCCGGGCCGTGACGCTGCATCCCGTGCGCATCCTGAACTGTGACGGAGAAGGCCCCCTGTCGGGCATCATCGCCGGCATCGACTGGGTCGCCGCCCATCACCAGTCCCCCGCGGTCGCCAACCTGAGCATCGGGCTGGAGGTCTCCGAGGCGCTGGACCAGGCGGTCCGCAACGTCGTGGCCGCCGGCGTCACCGCCGTGGTGGCCGCGGGCAACTTCGGCGTCAGCGCGTGCGACGAGTCTCCTGCTCGCGCGGCGGAAGCCCTCACCGTGGGCGCCACCAACGTGGAGGACTCCCGCGCGTCATTCTCGAATCACGGCCCCTGCGTCGACCTGTACGCGCCGGGCGAGGACATTCGCTCCGCCGGCATCGCCAACGACACGGCAAGCGAGGTCTTCTCCGGTACCTCCATGGCCACCCCTCACGTCGCCGGCGCCGCCGCGCTCTACCTGGAGATCCACCCCACCGCCACCCCGGCCCAGGTGATGGACGCGCTCGCGGGCGCCGCCATCTCGGGCCGCGTGAAGAACGCCGGGCCGGGCTCCCCCGACCTGCTGCTCCAGGCGGGCTTCCGCCGCTCGACGGGGGACGTCCACCGCCCCTGGGCACACGTCGCAACGCCCTTCCCCTGGAGCACCGTGCGCGCCACCTCACGTGTGCGGGTGCTCGCCTGGGACGATGCGGCGGTCCGGCGCGTGGACCTCTGGGTCAACGGCCTCCTGCGCGCCAGTGACGACACCCACCCCTTCGAGCTCGACTGGGACACCCGGGAAGAGCTCAACGGCCCGGCCACCCTGGAGGTCCGCGCCTACGACACCGCGCTCAAGGCCTGGCGCGCCGCGCCCATGACGGTGACGGTGCGCAACCCCGACATCGCCGACTTCGATTCGACGCTCCAGGCGCCCCGCTGCGCCACCCTCGCGTTCGCGTGCGACACCGGCGTGCTCGTGCGCGGCATGGGCACCGTGGGGCCAGAGCGCCATGCGCCCAACACGCTCGGCGCGAGCTGTGCGGATGGCATCGATGGCACCTACCTCATCACCGCGACGCTGGAGGGGCTGCGCGTCTCCAGCCAGGACGGCGGCCCTCTCACCGCCGGCAAGCCGGTGAAACTCACCGCGACCGCCTTCGGCTTCTTGCCCTTCCTGGAAGCGGTGGACCTCTTCCATGCGCCCGACGCGCGCAGCCCCCAATGGACACATGTCGCCCGGCTCCCGCTCGAAGAGACAGGGGCGCAGGAGCTATCCACCACCTTCACGCTGCCAGAGGGAGGGCTCCAGGCGATTCGCGGCATCCTCGGCACCCATCCCACCCCGGTCAGCTGCGCCCCGGGAGCCTGGACAGACCACGACGACCTCGTCTTCCCCGTGGCCCCCTCGAGTCGCTGAAGGCCCACGGCAGCGCGCCGTTGTCGCCAGTGGGAGCGCGTCGTGTCCCCGCGTCGCGGGAAGCGTGAGCTTGCGAGGCCCCGGGCTCAGATGTAGCCACGCATCAGAGGGATGGGGGCCCTGTTGAGGGGGAGGGAGGGTGCAGAGGGGCCGAGGAGGGCCGCTGACGGGGCCCCCCGAGTGATGCTCCCGTCCGCAGCCGTCGCGAGCCTGGGGACGCTCGAGTCGCCGCCCAGCGGCGCCACGCCTCGTCCATGCTGACTGGGAGCGACGACCTCGTATACTTCCGCCATCATGACGGAGCCGAACTGGCTGAACTGGACGCGGGAGCTCCAAGCAATCGCCCAGACAGGGCTCGCATTCGCGCGCGACCCTTATGACCGCGAGCGCTACGAAATGCTGCGCGCTCTCGCATCCCAAATCATGGCGGAACATACGACCGCGCCTGCCGAGCGAATCGAGTCTCTATTCGAAGGTGAAAGCGGATACGCCACCCCGAAGGTCGATGTCCGCGCAGCGGTGTTCGACGAACAAGGCCGTGTGCTCATGGTGCGGGAGATCTCCGATGGCGGGGCTTGGACGCTGCCCGGCGGCTGGGCTGACGTGAACCTGACGCCAGCGGAGAACGTCATCAAAGAAGTACGGGAGGAGAGCGGATTCGAAGTGCGTGTGCGCAAGCTCGCGGCTGTCTGGGATCGCAACCGTCAGGGGCATCCGCCTGCGGTATTCTCGTGCTGCAAATTCTTCTTTATCTGTGAGTTGGTGGGGGGAACGGCGGCGACGAGCGTGGAAACGTCGGAGGTGGGATGGTTCCGCGAAGACGAGCTGCCCGATGACATGTCTCTCGCCCGGGTGCTTCCCGGTCAGGTCCGGCGCATGTTCACGCACGCGCGCGACGCCGCGCTTCCGACTGACTTCGATTGAGCCGAGCCGCCAGCCGCTTCGAAGCCTGCTCGCTGCCACGACGGCGGCCCTTTCGGTCCAGACTACTCCGCCTTGAGGCCTTCGACTGGCTCCACGCTGCTGGCCTTGAGGGCCGGGTAGATGGAGGCGAGGTAGGTGACGAGCACCGCGATGACGACGGCCAGCACGGTCTGCACCGGCTCGATGCGCACCGGCAGCGCCGACATGAAATACACGCCCGGGTCCAGCTTGATGCCAACCTTCTCGATGAAGAAGCACGAGGAGAGGCCGGACAGCAGACCGAGGAGGCCGCCCGCGACGCCAATTTGCAGGCCCTCTGCGAGGAATATCTTCACGATGCCACCATCCGGGACGCCCAGCGCCTTGAGGACGGAGATCTCCTTCCGCTTCTCCAGCACCAGCATGATGACGGTGGCGACGATGAGACCCGCGGCCACGATGATGATGATGGAGAGGATGATGCCCATCACCAGCTTCTGTAGGCGCAGCGCGGAGAAGAAGTTCTTGTTCATCTCACCCCAGTCCCTCGCCCGGTAGGGGTAGCCACCCAGCGCCTTCACCACCTGGGAGGCGATGCGCCGCGCGTCGTCGATGTCCGCCACCTTCAACTCGATGCCCGTGGCGCCCTTCATGTCGAAGAAGTCCTGGGCCTCCTTGAGCAGGATGTAGACGAACTTGGAGTCATACTCGTACATGCCCGAGTAGAAGATGGCCGCCACGCGGAAGGCGCGGCTCTTCGGAATCGGGCCAATGGGCCCCAGCTCGGTGCCCAGCGGGGACACGACGTTCACCCGGTCTCCCACCACCACGCGCAGCGACGCCGCCAGCTCCCGGCCGATGACGATGCCGGGCAGCACCTGCGGCTTCTTGGGCGTACCGGATCGGCGGATGATTTCGTCCTCCTCCACCCCACCCTCCTCGGCGGGCTCCTCGTCCGGCAGGCCGCGGTGGACGATCTTCTCCGGCGTATAGAGGGTGTCGAGCGAGCCGCCACCGAGGATGTTCTTGGGCAGGTCCGTCACCTCGCCCACCGTGCCCGGGTCGATGCCCTTGATGATGACGCCGTCCACGTTGCCCTCGGACGCAATCATCACCTGGTTGATGATGAAGGGCGTCTGTCCCACGACACCGGGCACCTTGCGGACGGACTCCATGACCTTGGCGTACTCGGGCAGGTCGCCCGCGTACTTGGACACCACGGCGTGCGCGTTGGTGCCCAGGATTTTCTGCTGCAGGTCCGCCTCGAAGCCGCTCATCACCGACAGGACGATGATGAGCGCCATCACCCCCACGCCCACGCCGCCCACCGACAGGGCCGTCATCATCATGGTGGGGGACTGCTCGTGCTGCTTGAGGCGGTTGAGGTCGGAGGCGGCCGCCAGCGGGTCCTTCAGCCCCAGCTTGCGGATGCGGGTGCGCTCCACCGCGGCTTCCGCCGAGCGGATGATGAAGTAGATGAGCAGCGGAGGAATGATGCCGAGCATCAGTACCGCCAGCGTCCCCAGCAGCAGCGAGGGGCGGAACACCGCCACGTGCCGGCGCGCGACGAAGAGCTCGAAGCCCATCTTCAGGTCGACGCGGCCACTGCCGGCGGCGATGAAGCCGGTGTTGACGCCCAGCACCAGCGCCAGCACCAGGAACATGAAGACGAGCCAGTACCCCAGCTCCGGGCGGCCGATAAGCCCCGCGACGTACGTCACCTCGCGCAGCCGGTAGCCCAGCGCGAGCTGGAGCCCAGGCAGCCGCTCCATCAGCGTGAGGACGATGGGGATGGGCAGGCCCAGGTACAGCACGCCGATGGTGGCCTCGGGCAGCGACAGCCGCTGCGCCCGCGAGGCGCCGATGAAGCCGGAGATGAACGCCACCATCCCGCCGGCCATCAACGCGATGGCGAAGGCGCCGGTGGGCGCCAGCGACAGGCCGCCGCCCCCCTTCGCCGTGCCCGCCAGTTCGTTGGTCGCCCCCCCGCTGGACAGCACCGTCTGCAGGAGGATGAGGACGACCTCCGACAGCAGGATGCCGCCGCCGTAGGCACCCAGGGTGCTCCAGTAGAAGTCCCGGTAGCGCGCCAGCCGCGGGTACAGCGTGGCGCCCGCGGCCGGGCTGGGGCCTTCCGTGGACGCCGGCGCGCGGCGGATGCCCGCAGCGATGAGCCCCCACCCCACGAGCCAGACGGCCGTCCCCGCCAGCAGCACGCCGGTGTTGGGCAGCGGCGCGACGGCCTGCCGGGACACCAGCAGCGCCGCGTTCAGGGCCTGGACCAGGCCGCCCCAGCCCAGCAGGGAGAGCCCCAGCGCGGGGCTGGCCTCCTCCCAAGCATGGGCGGACGTGAGCGCCACCCCGAGCAAGGCGAAGCCCGCGAGGGCGACCAGGGCCCCCATCCAGATGAAGGTCCAGCGATAGACGGTCTGCCGTTCCGCGGAGCGCACGCGCCCTCCGAGCTACTTCGCCAGTGGCTGGAGAGGGGGAACAAGATGACGTCCCGGATGCTCTACGAATCCGTGAACAGCATGGATGGTCCTCCAGCAGTTGCCCACCTGGCTCGACAACTACAACACCGCGCCCAGCCCATGGTGCTGAAGATGCGCTCCCCGAGAGAGTTTCGGCTCGCCGCCAGCCCTATCCAGGCCGCCAGAAAAGGGCTCGACCTGCGGCCCGGTTCATCCCCAACGAGCGCGACCATCGCCCGGTACCGGGCCCACGACACGCCCGTCGTGCACCACGAGCAGGCGCTCAGGGTGGGCGGCGACGGCCTCGGGGACGCTGCTTGCAGCAATCACGACCAGGTCT from Myxococcus xanthus encodes the following:
- a CDS encoding S8 family serine peptidase, with the protein product MLRPEARAASQGPQKTREHVSNLAKTHGAKVLHTYAHALQGFSAELDDARLEALRADERVAFIEQDAWVRPLVTAETVAWGLDRVDQEDLPLDGLYRPALSGAGVHAYVLDTGIRSTHAEFQGRLGEGFDAVDPDGGAEDCDGHGTHVAGILGGTTWGVARAVTLHPVRILNCDGEGPLSGIIAGIDWVAAHHQSPAVANLSIGLEVSEALDQAVRNVVAAGVTAVVAAGNFGVSACDESPARAAEALTVGATNVEDSRASFSNHGPCVDLYAPGEDIRSAGIANDTASEVFSGTSMATPHVAGAAALYLEIHPTATPAQVMDALAGAAISGRVKNAGPGSPDLLLQAGFRRSTGDVHRPWAHVATPFPWSTVRATSRVRVLAWDDAAVRRVDLWVNGLLRASDDTHPFELDWDTREELNGPATLEVRAYDTALKAWRAAPMTVTVRNPDIADFDSTLQAPRCATLAFACDTGVLVRGMGTVGPERHAPNTLGASCADGIDGTYLITATLEGLRVSSQDGGPLTAGKPVKLTATAFGFLPFLEAVDLFHAPDARSPQWTHVARLPLEETGAQELSTTFTLPEGGLQAIRGILGTHPTPVSCAPGAWTDHDDLVFPVAPSSR
- a CDS encoding ABC transporter permease, with product MRSAERQTVYRWTFIWMGALVALAGFALLGVALTSAHAWEEASPALGLSLLGWGGLVQALNAALLVSRQAVAPLPNTGVLLAGTAVWLVGWGLIAAGIRRAPASTEGPSPAAGATLYPRLARYRDFYWSTLGAYGGGILLSEVVLILLQTVLSSGGATNELAGTAKGGGGLSLAPTGAFAIALMAGGMVAFISGFIGASRAQRLSLPEATIGVLYLGLPIPIVLTLMERLPGLQLALGYRLREVTYVAGLIGRPELGYWLVFMFLVLALVLGVNTGFIAAGSGRVDLKMGFELFVARRHVAVFRPSLLLGTLAVLMLGIIPPLLIYFIIRSAEAAVERTRIRKLGLKDPLAAASDLNRLKQHEQSPTMMMTALSVGGVGVGVMALIIVLSVMSGFEADLQQKILGTNAHAVVSKYAGDLPEYAKVMESVRKVPGVVGQTPFIINQVMIASEGNVDGVIIKGIDPGTVGEVTDLPKNILGGGSLDTLYTPEKIVHRGLPDEEPAEEGGVEEDEIIRRSGTPKKPQVLPGIVIGRELAASLRVVVGDRVNVVSPLGTELGPIGPIPKSRAFRVAAIFYSGMYEYDSKFVYILLKEAQDFFDMKGATGIELKVADIDDARRIASQVVKALGGYPYRARDWGEMNKNFFSALRLQKLVMGIILSIIIIVAAGLIVATVIMLVLEKRKEISVLKALGVPDGGIVKIFLAEGLQIGVAGGLLGLLSGLSSCFFIEKVGIKLDPGVYFMSALPVRIEPVQTVLAVVIAVLVTYLASIYPALKASSVEPVEGLKAE
- a CDS encoding NUDIX hydrolase, whose translation is MTEPNWLNWTRELQAIAQTGLAFARDPYDRERYEMLRALASQIMAEHTTAPAERIESLFEGESGYATPKVDVRAAVFDEQGRVLMVREISDGGAWTLPGGWADVNLTPAENVIKEVREESGFEVRVRKLAAVWDRNRQGHPPAVFSCCKFFFICELVGGTAATSVETSEVGWFREDELPDDMSLARVLPGQVRRMFTHARDAALPTDFD